The sequence AGTACCACGTGGTCGCAGAAATCAGGGACGCTGCCGAGATTGTGCGTCGACACCAGCATCAGATGACCCGAGGCGCGCAATTCGCGCAGCAGGCCGACAATGGCCGCCTCGGTCTTCACATCAACGCCGGTGAAGGGTTCGTCGAGCAGGATGATGCGGCCTTCCTGCGCCAGCGCCCGCGCCAGAAACACCCGCTTCTTCTGGCCGCCGCTGAGTTCGCCGATCTGCCGCTTGCGGTAGTCGCTCATGCCGACGCGCTCCAGCGCCTCGTCGACCTTGTAGTGGTCGGCGCGCGAGGCCATGCGCAGGAAATTCATGTGGCCATAGCGGCCCATCATCACCACGGTCTCGACCAGCACCGGGAAATTCCAGTCGACGTCTTCGCTTTGCGGCACATAGGCGACGATGTTGCGCTTCAGCGCCTCGTCGACGGTCAGCCCGCAAAGCCGCACCTCGCCGGCGGTCGGACGCACGAAGCCCATGATCGCCTTGAAGATCGTCGACTTGCCGCTGCCGTTGACGCCGACCAGCGCGCAGATCGTGCCTGGATCGAGGTCGAACGAGGCATCGCGCACGGCGGTGAAGCCGTTCGGATAAGTGACGTTGAGGGCGCGCACTGAAATGCTGGCGCCGAGCTTTGCGTCAGCAGCAACGCCGATCTCGGGTACGGGCGCATTCACTTGCCGAATCCCTTGGCGATGGTTTCCACCGTCACCTTCAGGAGATCGAGGAAGGTCGGCACCGGACCGCCGGCCGCGCTGAGCGAGTCGACATACAGCACGCCACCGTAGCGCGCGCCGCTCTCGCGCGCCACCTGCTTGGCGGCGCGATCCGAGATCGTGCTTTCGCTGAACACGACAGGCACCTTGTTCTTGCGCACCAGATCGATGACCTTGCGCACCTGCTGCGGGGTGCCCTGCTCGTCGGCATTGATCGGCCAGAGATAGGCCTCGCGCATCTGGTAATCGCGCGTCAGGTAGCTGAACGCGCCTTCGCTCGACACTAGGATGCGCTGGCCTTCGGGAATGGCCGACAACCGCTTGCGCAGCGGCTCGTCCAGCGCCTTGATCTTGGCCGCATAGGCGACGGCATTGCGATTGTAGGCTTCCGCATTGGCAGGATCATATTTGACGAATGCTTTGCGGATATTCTCGACATAGATCAGCGCGTTCGATGGCGACATCCAGGCGTGCGGATTGGGCTTGCCGCTATAGGGCCCCTCGGAAATGCCCATCGGCTCGATGCCCTCGGTGACAACCACGCTCGGCACATCCTTGACGTTCTGGAAGAATTTTTCAAACCAGCGCTCGAGGTTGAAGCCGTTCCACAGCACGAGACCCGCCTCCTGCGCCCGGACGATGTCGAGCGGCGTCGGCTGATAGTCATGGATTTCAGCGCCCGGCTTGGTGATGGATTCGACGACGGCGGCGTCGCCGGCGACATTCTGCGCGATGTCCCGGATGACGGTGAAAGTGGTCACGATCTTGAACTTTTTAGCCTGAGCCCCTGCGCTGGGAGGCCATCCCAGAATAGCCGTCGCGATCAACGCCGCGCCCAGGACAAAGCGTAGAACGGGCAATTTCTTGGTCATGGTACCTTCTCGTTGACACCCGCGGCTTCAGGGCAAACCGGCCACACTAAAAACGAGTACCTTAGTTGCGACTAATTTGCAATTGCAACTTTATGGAACTTTGCCCGCGGCGCGGGATTGTCGCCGGACTTAAAGCCCTGACACACGGGCGCGACTCGGGGGTATCTGCCGGCATGACGAGCATTCGAGCCCGGGCGGCATGGATTTCCCTTACCCTTCTGGCTCTGTGGCTGGCTTCCGGCCCGGCCTTTGCGGCGGGTGAGGCCTCCAAAGGCCCCTCCGAGGTCATCTTCATCGCCCAGCTCGTCGCGCTGATGCTGACAGGCCGCCTGCTCGGCGAAGCCATGCTGCGGCTCGGCCAGCCGGCCGTCATGGGTCAGCTCCTCGCCGGCATTCTGCTCGGCCCTTCCCTGTTCGGCTTCCTGGCGCCGGACCTGCAGCACATGCTGTTTCCGAAATCCCCCGAGCAGAAGGCGATGCTCGACGGCATCTCGCAGGCCGGCATTCTGCTGCTGCTGCTGCTGACCGGCATGGAGACCGACCTTCGCCTGGTGCGCGCCACCGGCAAGGCCTCGGTCTATGCCTCGCTGATGGGCATCGTGGTGCCTTTCGGTTGCGGCGTGACGCTCGGCTACTTCATGCCGGCCGACATGCTGCCGCATCCCGACCATCGGCTGATCACCGCGCTCTTCCTCGGTACCGCCTTGTCGATCGCGTCGGTGAAGATCGTCGCCATGGTGGTGCGCGAGATGAACTTCATGCGCCGCAATGTCGGGCAAGTGATCCTCGCTTCCGCGATCATTGACGACAGCGTCGGTTGGATCATCGTCTCGATCATCTTCTCGCTGGCGATGCACGGCGAAGTCGATGCCCTGTCGCTGGCGCAGAGCGTGGTCGGCACCTTCGTCTTCATGGTGGTGAGCCTAACCATCGGTCGCCGCCTCGTCTTCTTCGCCATCCGCTGGGCCAACGACGTGCTGATGAGCGACTTCGCGGTCATCACCGCCATCCTGATCATCATGGGCGCGATGGCACTCACCACGCATCTGATCGGCGTACATTCGGTGCTCGGCGCCTTCGTCGCTGGCATTCTGGTCGGTGAATCGCCGATCCTGACCAAACATATCGACGAGCAGTTACGCGGCCTGATCACGGCCTTCTTCGCGCCGGTATTCTTCGGCCTCGCCGGCCTGTCGGCGGATCTGACCATCCTCGCCAATCCGGAAATTGCCATCGCCACCGCGGGGCTGATCCTGATCGCCAGCATCGGCAAGTTCAGCGGCGCTTTCATCGGCGCTGAATTGGGCGGCCTGACCAAGCGCGAGGGATTTGCGCTGGCCTGCGGCATGAATGCACGCGGCTCGACCGAGGTCATCATCGCCTCCGTCGGCCTGGCGATGGGCGCGCTGACGCCGAATCTGTTCACGATGATCGTGACCATGGCGGTGGTGACCACCCTGGCGATGCCGCCGACCTTGCGCTGGGCGCTGTCGCGCATTCCGCTGAGCAAGGACGAGAAGCAGCGGCTGGAGCGCGAGGAAGTCGAACAACAGGGCTTTCTCGCCCATATCGAACGGCTGCTGCTGGCGGTGGACGATTCCACCAACGGCACATTTGCCACGCGGCTGGCCGGCATCATCGCCGGCACGCACGAAATGCCGACCACGGTGATGCACATCACCGATGGCGATATCGACGACAA comes from Undibacter mobilis and encodes:
- a CDS encoding metal ABC transporter substrate-binding protein, which encodes MTKKLPVLRFVLGAALIATAILGWPPSAGAQAKKFKIVTTFTVIRDIAQNVAGDAAVVESITKPGAEIHDYQPTPLDIVRAQEAGLVLWNGFNLERWFEKFFQNVKDVPSVVVTEGIEPMGISEGPYSGKPNPHAWMSPSNALIYVENIRKAFVKYDPANAEAYNRNAVAYAAKIKALDEPLRKRLSAIPEGQRILVSSEGAFSYLTRDYQMREAYLWPINADEQGTPQQVRKVIDLVRKNKVPVVFSESTISDRAAKQVARESGARYGGVLYVDSLSAAGGPVPTFLDLLKVTVETIAKGFGK
- a CDS encoding manganese/iron ABC transporter ATP-binding protein is translated as MNAPVPEIGVAADAKLGASISVRALNVTYPNGFTAVRDASFDLDPGTICALVGVNGSGKSTIFKAIMGFVRPTAGEVRLCGLTVDEALKRNIVAYVPQSEDVDWNFPVLVETVVMMGRYGHMNFLRMASRADHYKVDEALERVGMSDYRKRQIGELSGGQKKRVFLARALAQEGRIILLDEPFTGVDVKTEAAIVGLLRELRASGHLMLVSTHNLGSVPDFCDHVVLLNRTVLAAGPTAEVFTQKNLELTFGGVLRNFQLGGPALHDDADARSVTVLTDDERPLVLYGDKHSRRQDLDDK
- a CDS encoding cation:proton antiporter; this translates as MTSIRARAAWISLTLLALWLASGPAFAAGEASKGPSEVIFIAQLVALMLTGRLLGEAMLRLGQPAVMGQLLAGILLGPSLFGFLAPDLQHMLFPKSPEQKAMLDGISQAGILLLLLLTGMETDLRLVRATGKASVYASLMGIVVPFGCGVTLGYFMPADMLPHPDHRLITALFLGTALSIASVKIVAMVVREMNFMRRNVGQVILASAIIDDSVGWIIVSIIFSLAMHGEVDALSLAQSVVGTFVFMVVSLTIGRRLVFFAIRWANDVLMSDFAVITAILIIMGAMALTTHLIGVHSVLGAFVAGILVGESPILTKHIDEQLRGLITAFFAPVFFGLAGLSADLTILANPEIAIATAGLILIASIGKFSGAFIGAELGGLTKREGFALACGMNARGSTEVIIASVGLAMGALTPNLFTMIVTMAVVTTLAMPPTLRWALSRIPLSKDEKQRLEREEVEQQGFLAHIERLLLAVDDSTNGTFATRLAGIIAGTHEMPTTVMHITDGDIDDKKHVKKETSKAKDAATIVQEVAERAEHAKTPKEQSLLTLEVSTLVRKPHPDIVAEEAEKGYGAMIVGLDKMVARKNEFHDAVTKLAAGFEGPLLIADARTEHRKHPLHGTISILLPINGTEVSRRAAEVAIAIARASKAPVTALYVAPNGKARSRRAEEAILKDIATMAASYSVDVRTAVRSEAAAGEAILKEAARRNHNVIVLGTGRRPGEKLYFGDTAAALIETAPQSLVFVVS